A single region of the Montipora capricornis isolate CH-2021 chromosome 13, ASM3666992v2, whole genome shotgun sequence genome encodes:
- the LOC138029040 gene encoding histone H3-like, with amino-acid sequence MVRTALDRSPQKSPSKKARKSDPQKRTSQSTEFIHQNVRHQSESRDGELTRKKRRYRPGTRALMEIRHFQKTTHLLLRKRPFMRLVREIADRFYKRGELRWQVKALFALQESAEAFLVRLFEDSNLCAIHAKRVTVMPRDMQLARRIRGRQDGLG; translated from the exons ATGGTTCGAACTGCGCTCGATAGGTCGCCCCAAAAGTCACCCAGCAAGAAGGCTAGAAAGTCTGATCCTCAGAAACGCACATCACAGTCAACTGAATTTATACATCAGAATGTCAGGCATCAATCAGAATCTAGAGATGGCGAGTTAACTAGAA AAAAAAGAAGATATCGTCCAGGAACAAGGGCACTCATGGAGATCAGACATTTTCAGAAAACAACTCATTTGTTACTCAGAAAAAGACCCTTCATGAGATTG GTGCGGGAAATAGCAGACAGATTTTATAAGAGAGGCGAGTTAAGGTGGCAAGTTAAAGCCTTGTTTGCTCTTCAAGAG TCAGCAGAAGCATTTTTAGTGAGACTATTTGAGGACTC caATTTATGTGCCATACATGCGAAGCGAGTTACTGTCATGCCCAGAGATATGCAGCTAGCAAGAAGAATCCGAGGTCGCCAGGATGGATTAGGATAA
- the LOC138030487 gene encoding uncharacterized protein, with the protein MSSSLDRLVSNLPKESLKYTSQIFENEKLDLMSRKGVYPYDFMDSFGKFNEKLPPKEEFYSILNDEHISDDQYKHAQNVWNTFNLKNMGEYHDLYLKSDILLLADVFENFRKTCLQYYKLDPCHYFTSPGLSWDAMLKMTNIKLELMTDIDMFQFIEKGMRGGTSYIANRYGKANNRYMKTYDEKAPSKYIMYLDANNLYGWAMSQYLPTGGFRWLAKKQIDKIDLSKYKEDSNKGSILEVDLEYPKELHDLHNDYPLAPEKSKRTLVGPSCCAENGCQRDNYLGCSRGRCRPNTVRFKTGHVNTCQT; encoded by the exons ATGAGTTCCAGTCTTGACAGACTGGTCAGCAATCTACCAAAAGAATCATTGAAATACACCTCTCAAATATTTGAAAACGAAAAGCTTGATTTGATGTCTCGAAAAGGAGTATATCCATACGACTTCATGGATAGCTTCggtaaattcaatgaaaagctaccaccaaaagaagaattttacagtatattaAATGATGAGCATATCTCAGATGATCAatacaaacatgctcaaaatgtatggaacacTTTCAATCTAAAAAATATGGGTGAGTACCATGACTTGTATCTCAAATCTGACATCCTTCTATTAGCTGATGTGTTTGAAAACTTTCGAAAGACATGTCTGCAATACTACAAACTAGACCCCTGTCATTATTTTACATCTCCAGGTCTTTCATGGGatgctatgttaaagatgactAACATTAAATTGGAGCTTATGACTGATATTGACATGTTTCAGTTTATTGAAAAAGGAATGCGTGGCGGAACCAGTTATATTGCTAACCGATACGGTAAAGCTAATAATAgatacatgaaaacatatgatgaAAAGGCGCCCTCAAAGTATATCATGTATCTTGATGCTAACAATTTGTATGGATGGGCTATGTCACAATACCTACCAACTGGTGGATTCAGATGGTTGgctaaaaaacaaattgacaaaATAGACTTATCCAAGTATAAAGAAGATAGCAATAAAGGTTCGATATTAGAAGTTGATTTGGAATATCCCAAAGAATTACACGATCTGCATAATGATTATCCGCTAGCACCTGAAAAG AGCAAACGTACACTGGTTGGACCATCCTGCTGTGCGGAGAATGGTTGCCAGAGGGACAATTACTTGGGATGCAGCAGAGGTAGATGCCGCCCTAATACTGTGCGGTTTAAAACGGGTCATGTAAACACCTGCCAAACCTAG